A single window of Carettochelys insculpta isolate YL-2023 chromosome 13, ASM3395843v1, whole genome shotgun sequence DNA harbors:
- the CNGA2 gene encoding cyclic nucleotide-gated channel alpha-2, protein MTGQSNGLKNSPASHPPRLSVPATTEDDPERTELSPSRAPSAEDDTSSELQRVAALDDADQPGNSNFQGRRALSRIVRLVVVLRDWANKSLREEEQRPDSFLERFRGPELQTVTAGDSNAQGDQGNEDSKHKKKKWELFVVDPAGDWYYRWLFVITLPVLYNWCLLVLRACFSDLQRYYWIHWLVLDYVSDCIYIADVVIRLRTGFLEQGLLVKDSKKLRDNYITTLQFKMDVLSILPTDLVYFAVGLHQPELRFNRLLRFARMFEFFDRSETRTSYPNMFRISNLVLYILIIIHWNACIYFAVSKAIGLGTDTWVYPNITDPEYGYLAREYVYCLYWSTVILTTIGEIPPPVRDEEYLFVIVDFLIGVLIFATIVGNVGSMISNMNATRAEFQAKIDAIKHYMQFRKVSRHMETKVIKWFDYLWTNKKAVDEREVLKNLPNKLRAEIAINVHLETLKKVRIFQDCEAGLLVELVLKLRPQVFSPGDYICRKGDIGKEMYIIKEGKLAVVADDGVTQYALLTAGGCFGEISILNIKGSKMGNRRTANIRSLGYSDLFCLSKDDLMEAVTEYPDAKRVLEERGREILIKEGLLDESAAADNAEGMDTEQKLERLAFNLDTLHTRFARLLTEYNAAQQKLKQRITVLESRVKQNNQEEFFSDSSESPLDEDGES, encoded by the exons AGCCCCGTCGGCAGAGGATGACACCTCCTCGGAGCTGCAGAGGGTGGCCGCATTGGATGATGCGGATCAGCCTGGCAACTCCAATTTCCAAGGGAGACGAGCTCTGTCCAG GATAGTCCGGCTGGTTGTGGTGCTCAGAGACTGGGCTAACAAAAGTTTGCGTGAGGAGGAGCAAAGGCCGGACTCATTTCTTGAGCGGTTCcgggggccagagctccagacagTGACGGCAGGAGACAGCAACGCGCAAGGGGACCAAGGAAATGAGGACAGCAAACACAAAAA GAAGAAATGGGAGCTCTTTGTGGTGGATCCTGCTGGAGACTGGTATTACCGCTGGCTGTTTGTCATCACGTTGCCCGTCCTTTACAACTGGTGTTTGCTTGTGCTTAG GGCCTGTTTCAGTGACCTGCAGAGGTACTACTGGATCCATTGGCTGGTGCTGGACTATGTCTCAGACTGTATCTACATCGCTGATGTTGTCATTAGGCTGCGCACAG GTTTCTTGGAACAAGGTCTGTTAGTCAAGGACTCTAAGAAGTTACGGGATAACTACATCACCACCCTACAGTTCAAGATGGATGTCCTCTCCATTTTGCCAACGGACTTGGTCTACTTTGCGGTAGGATTACATCAGCCTGAACTCCGCTTCAATCGGCTGCTGCGCTTCGCCCGCATGTTTGAGTTCTTTGACCGGAGTGAGACAAGAACCAGTTACCCAAATATGTTCAGGATCAGCAACCTGGTGCTCTACATCCTGATCATTATACACTGGAACGCCTGTATTTATTTTGCTGTCTCCAAGGCCATTGGGCTTGGAACGGACACGTGGGTGTACCCCAATATCACAGACCCTGAGTACGGCTATCTCGCCAGGGAGTATGTCTACTGCCTCTACTGGTCCACCGTGATCCTGACCACCATTGGGGAGATTCCGCCCCCTGTGCGTGACGAGGAGTACCTCTTTGTCATTGTTGACTTCCTCATCGGCGTCCTCATCTTTGCCACCATTGTGGGGAACGTGGGTTCCATGATCTCCAATATGAACGCCACCAGGGCTGAGTTCCAGGCCAAAATTGATGCCATCAAGCACTACATGCAGTTCCGCAAGGTCAGCAGGCACATGGAGACCAAGGTCATCAAGTGGTTCGACTACCTGTGGACCAACAAGAAGGCTGTGGATGAGCGTGAGGTCCTCAAGAACTTGCCCAACAAGCTGAGGGCAGAGATCGCCATCAATGTCCATCTGGAGACTTTGAAGAAGGTGAGGATCTTCCAGGACTGTGAGGCTGGTCTGCTGGTAGAGCTGGTGCTGAAGCTTCGGCCTCAGGTTTTTAGCCCCGGTGACTACATTTGCCGGAAGGGGGACATTGGCAAGGAGATGTACATCATCAAGGAGGGGAAGCTAGCTGTGGTGGCCGATGATGGCGTGACCCAGTACGCTTTACTCACCGCAGGAGGCTGCTTTGGCGAAATCAGCATCCTCAACATCAAAGGCAGCAAAATGGGAAATCGGCGCACAGCCAACATCCGAAGCCTGGGCTATTCCGATCTCTTCTGCCTGTCCAAAGACGACCTGATGGAAGCGGTGACAGAGTACCCTGATGCCAAGCGGGTCCTGGAGGAGCGTGGCCGGGAGATCCTGATAAAGGAAGGGCTCCTGGATGAGTCGGCCGCTGCGGACAACGCAGAAGGGATGGACACGGAGCAGAAGCTGGAGAGGCTGGCGTTCAACTTGGACACTCTTCATACCCGCTTTGCCCGGCTCCTGACCGAGTACAATGCTGCTCAGCAGAAACTGAAACAGCGCATCACTGTCCTGGAGTCCAGGGTGAAGCAGAACAACCAGGAGGAATTCTTCTCAGACAGCTCAGAGAGCCCCCTGGATGAGGATGGGGAAAGCTAA